CGTCGTCTGAGAGATTTCGACCTGCCGCCCGAAGCGGCCGACCCCGACCGAAGAGCAGTCGATTTACATACCTCCACAGAAAAGCAGTACGACACCCAGTTCCCAGCCATGACCTTCGTCACTAGAATCCGACTCCAGAGCGGGAATCGGCCCGCGCTGGAACGCGTGGTAGAACAGATTCGCTCGACAGCAGAACGAAAGGGCGCAGAACTTCGCGGCCCGCACTCCGAACCGGCCGAACGCTTGGACGTGCCACTGCACAAGACGACTTCCGGCGACAACTCCAGGACGTTCCGCTCGTGGGACTATCAGGTGTTCACCCGGCAACTGGAAATCGTCGGCCACAACGACGTCGCGCGCCGCGCCACGGAAATCGACTTCCCGAGCGGCGTCCACGTCGAAGTCGAGTTGGAACAGGTCGAACAGATGGCCTAGCGACGGGTCGTTTCTCTTCACGTTCTGCAATTTCGCGTCCGAATGAAGTGTCGAGAAGTATCGCTGTAGTCGAAGTTTGAGGAGGGACGGTGAACAGTGCGACCACGAACAGCACTATCGCCGAAACCGATGAGACCGCACAGCACCGCGAGGGCCACGTCCTCGCCAGCCGATTCCTTCGTTCGCTTCGCTCACTCAGTCATCCCTCGAGCGAACATGTCGCGGCATGAAGCACCGTCGGACAAACCGCGTCCGCCGAGCCTGCACTCGCTTCGCTCGCGCAGACAGCGACCGCACGCGCTGGTTGTTTGGGTAGTTTCGGTAGTTTCTCTCGATTTCAGTTGCAGTCGGCGCGGTGCTGTGCGGTCTTCTCGGTATCGAGAGTAGCTAGCCACAACCTATTCGCAACTCTATTTAATTGTGAAATTGCCATCGTCCTCCGAACGTAAACACGACCATTCCCGGCAATTCCACCCAGACTCTCAAGCACTTATCACCCCCCACAACCACAGGACAGTCATGAGCCAACAGGCGACACGCGACCACCTCGTAGACTTGCGGCGCGACCTCCACAAACACCCCGAACC
The sequence above is a segment of the Halorussus halophilus genome. Coding sequences within it:
- a CDS encoding 30S ribosomal protein S10, which codes for MTFVTRIRLQSGNRPALERVVEQIRSTAERKGAELRGPHSEPAERLDVPLHKTTSGDNSRTFRSWDYQVFTRQLEIVGHNDVARRATEIDFPSGVHVEVELEQVEQMA